In Rhinolophus ferrumequinum isolate MPI-CBG mRhiFer1 chromosome 8, mRhiFer1_v1.p, whole genome shotgun sequence, the DNA window GTGTCTGTGTCTATAAGAACACCCTAGGTGAAGATTATTTCTCTGATCAAAGCCTTGCTGGATTTCGGCCTCCGCAGGACCAAGCTAGTGGGATTGCAGACCCAGAACACTAGGCCCACCTTCCCGCAGGCTCTAAATATCCCtttcccaaggaaaaaaaaatcaatgactgATTCTGTCtatcctaaaaataataaagataaaacacaaagaaaaccgGAGAGGTTCGGGGTTCAAAACCGAAGGACGGAGACTCCGGCTTCCAGTGCCATGAACCTCCCGGGGGCTGGCCGCAGAAGCCAGGAGCACAAAACCGGGTGCACCCTCGGTTGTGACTGGGCCCAGGGCTGAGAAGGAGAAACAGGCGCGAGAGAACAGAGAGCCGGAGGCCGGGTTTACTCTCTGCAACACGGCGGCTAAGAGTTCTGGGACGTCGCGGAGCCGGAAGGCATTGCGCAGCCGGGGGCCGGGTACTCACCAGAGGACGGACGATCCGAGTAGCGAGTGCAGTAGACCCAGGCGGGCCACACGAGAGGCTGCTGCGAGTCAGTTTTGACCACGGACCCGCCGTTGGCTGAGCCCATAAGCAGGATGGCTGGGTTGCCGTGCTCGGGGTACTTGGCACCCTGCGCACCTGGGCTCCCCACACCGCCTCCACTGCCGCCGCCGCTGTCCGAAGGCTTggccgctgctgctgccgctgccgctgccacGGCCGctgccgccgcggccgccgccgccgccgccgggttCCCAGCTTTGGACGCTCCCGCGCCGCCGGCGGCGGCTGGCGGGGAGCCGTCGGGCGGGCCACAGTTCGCGTCCGGGGCACACAGGAGCGAGGCGGCGCCTGGCGCCCGCGTGCCCAGCGGGTGGACAGGGTCTCTACCTGCGCCGGTCTGGCCTCTGTCACGCTCGACCCGGCCTCCTCCAGCGCCTCCTCCGGCCGCCGCTGCCACCAGGAGCTGCGGCGGTGGCTGCTCCTTTTTGCAGCCGAAGTCCGGCCTCAGGATGTTGTCGATGAAAAAGTTGGTTGTGCGGTGCAGCTGGGCCGCGGGCTGCGGCTGGTGAGCAGGCGCCGCGAGATGCTGCGGCGGctgcggcgggggcggggggtgcggggggaggtGCGGGTGGTGGGCCAGGGGCGGCAGACAGGGCGCCGCGGGCGGCGAGGGGGGCGCGGGCTGCGGGGACACCGGCACGCTGTCTCCATCGCTGCCGCTGCTGCCGCTGGCGCCGGGGCTGAGGCTCAGACCGAGGCTGCccggggccgccgccgccgccgccgcgccgaGGCCCGAGTCGCGCTGACTTTTAGGTTCCGGCTGCTGTTCTTCCATGCTCGGCCGCCCCGCCGCCCCGGCCGCCGCGccggcccccgccccccccgcctcGCTCCCCACCCCACTTTGCCAGCGGCCCGTGAGGGTGTGCGGAGGAAGGAGGCCGGCGAAGCCCCAGCGAAGGCACGGGGCGGGTGCAGGAAAAAAAGCCCAGGCGCCTGGCCTGGATCGCTCGCTCTTATCAAGCAGATAGATCTCgctgtctctccctctctaatTTGTAGACATCCAGATATGGAGACACTtggctatttcttttttctttctgcaaccAGATTCAATGATTTGTTTTAAATGGGGGAGTAAGCCACggccaaaaaaagacaaaaaagaaagaaaacaagaaagcaagaaaaaagaaaaaagctccaagaatttttttttcttaaagggaaaaaatagtctttaaagtCTAGCCATCTTCCTAGGCAGTTGTGAGGGGTTTGACTTCCCCGAGTGTCACGCTCAGCTGTGCCCAGAGCGCGAGGCTGGCAGCGCCTTTAATCGCCTTTGCTTTTTTTGCAAGGAGAGCGCGTCTCCGCCAGCGCCgggctgcctttttttttttttttcttcaaatctctGACAGCTCGGATCTTTGCACAAACTCTCtcgcttaaaaaaaaatcacccaggCACACTTTTTGCCTTCAAACCGGAAGCACGTGAGTCAGGACCGCACGTGTGCGGGGCCAATGGCGAGCCAGGACTCGCGCTGACACCCAGGCCTCCGCCCAATGGGCGCGCGCGGGACTTTGCGGATAAATAATCCGGGGGCGGCGGCATCGGGCGGAGAGGGGGCAAGGCGGCGCGGGCACGGC includes these proteins:
- the EN1 gene encoding homeobox protein engrailed-1 gives rise to the protein MEEQQPEPKSQRDSGLGAAAAAAAPGSLGLSLSPGASGSSGSDGDSVPVSPQPAPPSPPAAPCLPPLAHHPHLPPHPPPPPQPPQHLAAPAHQPQPAAQLHRTTNFFIDNILRPDFGCKKEQPPPQLLVAAAAGGGAGGGRVERDRGQTGAGRDPVHPLGTRAPGAASLLCAPDANCGPPDGSPPAAAGGAGASKAGNPAAAAAAAAAAAVAAAAAAAAAKPSDSGGGSGGGVGSPGAQGAKYPEHGNPAILLMGSANGGSVVKTDSQQPLVWPAWVYCTRYSDRPSSGPRTRKLKKKKNEKEDKRPRTAFTAEQLQRLKAEFQANRYITEQRRQTLAQELSLNESQIKIWFQNKRAKIKKATGIKNGLALHLMAQGLYNHSTTTVQDKDESE